From the Pongo pygmaeus isolate AG05252 chromosome X, NHGRI_mPonPyg2-v2.0_pri, whole genome shotgun sequence genome, one window contains:
- the ZC3H12B gene encoding probable ribonuclease ZC3H12B: protein MTATAEVETPKMEKSASKEEKQQPKQDSTEQGNADSEEWMSSESDPEQISLKSSDNSKSCQPRDGQLKKKEMHSKPHRQLCRSPCLDRPSFSQSSILQDGKLDLEKEYQAKMEFALKLGYAEEQIQSVLNKLGPESLINDVLAELVRLGNKGDSEGQINLSLLVPRGPSSREIASPELSLEDEIDNSDNLRPVVIDGSNVAMSHGNKEEFSCRGIQLAVDWFLDKGHKDITVFVPAWRKEQSRPDAPITDQDILRKLEKEKILVFTPSRRVQGRRVVCYDDRFIVKLAFDSDGIIVSNDNYRDLQVEKPEWKKFIEERLLMYSFVNDKFMPPDDPLGRHGPSLENFLRKRPIVPEHKKQPCPYGKKCTYGHKCKYYHPERANQPQRSVADELRISAKLSTVKTMSEGTLAKCGTGISSAKGEITSEVKRVAPKRQSDPSIRSVAVEPEEWLSIARKPEASSVPSLVTALSVPTIPPPKSHAVGALNTRSASSPVPGSSHFPHQKASLEHMASMQYPPILVTNSHGTPISYAEQYPKFESMGDHGYYSMLGDFSKLNINSMHNREYYMAEVDRGVYARNPNLCSDSRVSHTRNDNYSSYNNVYLAVADTHPEGNLKLHRSASQNRLQPFPHGYHEALTRVQSYGPEDSKQGPHKQSVPHLALHAQHPSTGTRSSCPADYPMPPNIHPGATPQPGRALVMTRMDSISDSRLYESNPVRQRRPPLCREQHASWDPLPCATDSYGYHSYPLSNSLMQPCYEPVMVRSVPEKMEQLWRNPWVGMCNDSREHMIPEHQYQTYKNLCNIFPSNIVLAVMEKNPHTADAQQLAALIVAKLRAAR, encoded by the exons ATGACGGCCACAGCTGAGGTAGAGACACCAAAAATGGAGAAGAGTGCCTCCAAGGAAGAGAAGCAGCAGCCTAAGCAGGACAGCACAGAGCAGGGCAATGCTGATTCTGAAGAGTGGATGAGCTCTGAGAGTGACCCTGAACAGATAAGCCTTAAGAGTAGTGACAACAGCAAGAGCTGCCAACCTAGGGATGGTCAGTTGAAGAAAAAGGAGATGCACTCCAAGCCACACCGCCAGCTCTGTCGATCACCCTGCCTAGATCGTCCAAGTTTCTCCCAGAGCAGCATTTTACAGGATGGTAAACTTGACTTGGAGAAGGAATACCAAGCTAAGATGGAGTTTGCGCTAAAGCTGGGCTATGCAGAGGAACAGATTCAATCAGTGCTAAACAAGCTGGGCCCCGAATCACTTATTAATGATGTATTGGCAGAACTTGTCAGACTTGGGAACAAAGGTGATTCAGAAGGGCAGATCAACTTGAGTCTGTTAGTGCCTCGTGGGCCCAGCTCCAGAGAGATTGCAAGCCCTGAATTGTCTCTTGAAGATGAAATAGATAACAGTGACAATTTGAGGCCAGTTGTCATTGATGGAAGTAATGTGGCAATGAG CCATGGGAATAAAGAAGAATTCTCCTGCAGAGGAATACAGCTTGCTGTGGATTGGTTTCTAGATAAAGGCCATAAAGATATTACTGTATTTGTGCCTGCATGGAGAAAGGAGCAATCCCGCCCTGATGCACCAATTACAG ATCAAGATATTCTACGAAAACTGGAGAAGGAAAAGATTCTTGTCTTCACACCATCCCGaagagtccaaggcaggagggttgtcTGCTATGATGACCGGTTCATAGTCAAACTGGCTTTTGATTCTGATGGCATCATTGTGTCCAATGATAACTACCGAGACCTTCAAGTTGAAAAGCCAGAATGGAAGAAGTTTATAGAGGAGCGGTTGCTGATGTATTCTTTTGTGAATGACAA ATTTATGCCTCCAGATGATCCACTAGGACGCCATGGCCCAAGCCTTGAAAATTTCTTAAGAAAGAGACCCATTGTTCCTGAGCATAAGAAGCAACCATGTCCTTATG GCAAAAAATGCACCTACGGCCACAAGTGCAAATACTACCATCCGGAGCGGGCCAACCAACCCCAGCGTTCGGTGGCTGATGAGCTCCGCATCAGTGCCAAACTGTCCACAGTGAAAACTATGAGTGAAGGCACCCTGGCCAAGTGTGGCACAGGGATATCTAGTGCCAAAGGTGAGATAACCTCAGAGGTCAAACGTGTGGCCCCCAAGCGCCAATCAGATCCCAGCATCCGGTCTGTGGCTGTGGAGCCTGAGGAATGGCTGTCCATTGCCCGTAAGCCTGAGGCTAGTTCTGTCCCCTCGCTGGTGACTGCCCTAAGTGTTCCCACAATCCCACCCCCCAAAAGCCATGCAGTGGGTGCACTCAACACCCGTTCGGCCAGCAGCCCAGTGCCAGGATCCTCCCATTTCCCCCACCAGAAGGCCTCTTTGGAGCATATGGCCAGCATGCAGTATCCTCCCATCCTGGTTACCAACAGCCATGGGACCCCTATTAGCTATGCTGAGCAATACCCAAAGTTTGAATCCATGGGGGACCATGGCTACTATTCAATGTTAGGTGACTTCTCCAAACTGAACATCAACAGCATGCACAACCGAGAGTATTACATGGCTGAAGTAGACCGGGGGGTGTATGCCCGGAATCCTAACCTCTGTTCTGACAGCCGTGTGAGCCATACCAGGAATGACAACTATTCCTCTTACAACAACGTGTATTTGGCTGTAGCTGATACCCATCCTGAAGGCAATTTGAAGCTGCACCGCTCAGCATCCCAGAACCGACTTCAGCCTTTTCCTCATGGTTACCATGAAGCCTTAACACGAGTGCAGAGCTATGGCCCAGAGGATTCTAAGCAAGGCCCCCACAAACAGTCAGTCCCCCACTTAGCTCTGCATGCCCAGCACCCATCAACTGGAACACGTTCCAGCTGTCCTGCAGACTACCCCATGCCTCCCAATATCCATCCTGGGGCAACCCCCCAGCCAGGCCGTGCCCTGGTGATGACTCGGATGGATAGCATTTCTGACTCCCGCCTCTATGAGAGCAACCCCGTGAGGCAAAGACGACCTCCCCTGTGCCGGGAACAGCATGCCAGCTGGGACCCGCTGCCCTGTGCAACTGACTCCTATGGCTACCACTCCTATCCCTTGAGTAACAGCCTCATGCAACCATGTTATGAGCCAGTCATGGTACGGAGTGTGCCTGAAAAGATGGAGCAGCTTTGGAGGAATCCTTGggttggaatgtgcaatgatTCCAGGGAGCATATGATCCCAGAGCACCAGTATCAGACCTACAAGAACCTCTGCAATATTTTCCCTTCTAACATCGTCCTTGCAGTGATGGAGAAGAATCCCCACACAGCAGATGCCCAGCAACTGGCAGCCTTGATTGTTGCTAAGCTTAGGGCTGCACGTTGA